In Daphnia magna isolate NIES linkage group LG5, ASM2063170v1.1, whole genome shotgun sequence, a single genomic region encodes these proteins:
- the LOC116922645 gene encoding JNK-interacting protein 3 isoform X5, whose amino-acid sequence MEGETLYGSEDSQSVMSERVQTLARNIYQEFQRMIQKYDEDVVKDLMPNIVNMLECLDLAYTANQEHEVELELLREDNEQLVTQYEREKQLRRTTDSKLLELEDVTEEENKVLQAKVESLESIVRMLELKSKNATDHVFRLEEKENEMRREFTKVHDRYTELLKVHMDHVERTRGLLGTDRLEGAGLSSRHTGMQSWNLNVNLTPPHQIIRSTGPLSFGFTSLENAVLTPSNPKFFSNPVADLAGSITTPSSLSQPNALQSELDMQSELEMSGDASGFEQNGTADQRDVWSSTSEKKNSSVLKKFDEAISSPHHEGKSLKRKEERSSNTLYQELSFQESSILEDSSEITGNWVHPGEFASSDSEPELEDHVEDVDARRKKVTDNFYGMGKEVENLITENNELLATKNALNIVKDDLIAKVDELSSEQEILRDEIRSLQSMRTRLRLRTDELEAEVKALREEIENARKAAKSEEEEDVPLSQRKRFTRVEMARVLMERNQYKERWMELQEAVRWTEMLRAQKAAGQQEETDKRQKQSVWKFFSNLFNAGNEREHGQHPSTLLRQSQTVPSLQFHAQSGRVGPGSPVRLTNDTSRPRRKDNVLSSERPDASGVKAHVRRQDGRLQAYGWSLPSRQSVPAGSAPTAMGTPPVTSPKGSSVSATTVGVPVPVYCRPLEDQEPGMKIWCAAGIDLTGGQTKDGGSMVGSSVFYNPLPADSGPTLTGESSDYTNKKDAIQTLAAELAESQWEREDAEMWERRLSSLVWIINSATGESCKSRVNVIDSNRPGDVILTFDILAANVLCIATVAGVKDNDFPPPSEPTPPPMSTDGRSEEDDVVDEESASIRSDGDGSSSKGDAIVGSIRYVSCSVAGSDPLEHPKENDNEVFQPTLSKRMVSVEGEAAISEPEVPASRNRTFRNTWNIPPWSDVIKDGLSEPSKSFGPVSTALATVWMGCQCGRLYIHSAVLHWKKPLRVIKLPDAVLAIIHVRGRVLAALANGQVAIFARSATDGEWDLSAYWLLELAPPTVAVRCLTRVHSTVWAAFRNKIAVIDPESLRVETCFEAHPRKESQIRQLCWAGDGVWISIRLDSSIRLFHAHDFRHLQDVDVEPYVSKMLGTGKLGFSFVRITSMMISLQRLWMGTGNGVIISVPLSESSASSGKPVVIKDILSSLNHNQLASINGPASINAGGDERDESTSQPPSSTSVYRTDKQMNSDPRDRVVAGSFIPYCSMAQAQLSFHGHKDAVKFFVAVPGQGGASAASCDVAQPAESASTAPSPTSMLVLSGGEGYVDFRQGQDDDEDYRGLSHGETSHIIVWQVHC is encoded by the exons ATGGAGGGCGAAACTCTTTATGGGTCGGAAGACTCGCAGAGCGTCATGTCAGAAAGAGTCCAGACGTTGGCGCGTAACATTTACCAGGAGTTTCAGAGAATGATTCAAAAATATGATGAGGATGTAGTCAAG GATCTTATGCCCAACATTGTCAACATGTTGGAGTGTCTGGACCTGGCCTACACTGCTAACCAGGAACACGAAGTGGAATTGGAGCTTCTCAGAGAAGATAACGAGCAATTGGTGACCCAGTACGAGAGAGAAAAGCAGCTGCGCAGAACTACAGACTCT AAACTTTTAGAGCTGGAAGATGTGACAGAGGAAGAAAACAAGGTACTGCAGGCCAAAGTTGAGAGTCTTGAATCTATCGTCAGAATGCTTGAACTCAAATCGAAAAATGCCACTGATCATG tttTCCGGctggaagagaaagaaaacgaaatgagGAGAGAATTCACTAAAGTTCACGATAGATATACAGAGCTATTGAAAGTACACATGGATCACGTGGAAAGAACTCGAGGTTTATTGGGGACAGACCGTCTAGAAGGAGCAGGTCTGTCATCCAGACACACAGGAATGCAATCCTGGAACTTGAACGTTAATCTAACACCTCCTCATCAAATCATCAG gtctacAGGGCCATTGTCGTTTGGTTTCACATCGCTGGAAAATGCCGTCCTCACTCCTAGCAATCCGAAATTCTTTTCGAATCCAGTCGCCGATTTGGCCGGCAGCATCACTACACCGTCTTCCCTTTCTCAGCCGAACGCTCTGCAATCCGAATTG GACATGCAATCGGAATTGGAAATGTCAGGCGATGCCTCTGGATTCGAACAAAACGGGACGGCAGATCAGA GAGATGTTTGGTCATCGACCTCCGAAAAGAAGAATTCCAGTGTGCTCAAGAAATTTGACGAAGCTATTTCTAGTCCTCATCACGAGGGCAAAAGTTTGAAGCGGAA GGAGGAGCGATCGAGTAATACGTTGTACCAGGAACTGAGTTTCCAAGAGTCGTCAATCCTGGAAGATTCTAGTGAAATTACGG GTAACTGGGTTCATCCAGGCGAATTTGCTTCTTCAG attccgAACCGGAATTGGAAGATCACGTTGAGGATGTGGATGCGAGGAGGAAGAAAG TCACGGACAATTTTTACGGTATGGGCAAAGAAGTTGAGAACCTCATCACAGAGAACAACGAACTTTTGGCGACCAA GAATGCGTTAAATATTGTCAAAGATGATTTGATAGCCAAAGTGGACGAACTCTCGAG TGAGCAAGAAATCCTTCGCGATGAAATCCGATCTTTGCAATCGATGCGGACTCGATTGCGACTTCGGACGGACGAGCTGGAAGCCGAAGTGAAGGCACTCCGCGAGGAAATCGAAAACGCTCGCAAAGCTGCCAAAtcggaagaagaggaagacgTGCCACTGTCGCAGCGGAAGCGTTTTACTCGCGTCGAAATGGCCCGCGTACTTATGGAACGAAATCAATACAAGGAACGCTGGATGGAACTCCAGGAAGCC GTTCGCTGGACTGAGATGCTACGCGCTCAGAAAGCCGCCGGACAGCAAGAAGAGACGGACAAGCGTCAGAAGCAATCCGTCTGGAAATT TTTCAGCAACCTTTTCAATGCGGGCAATGAAAGAGAACACGGCCAGCATCCATCTACGTTGTTAAGGCAATCTCAAACTGTTCCGTCGCTCCAATTCCACGCCCAAAGCGGAAGAGTCGGACCTGGATCGCCCGTCCGTTTAACCAACGACACATCCAGGCCGCGACGCAAGGACAACGTTTTGAGTAGCGAGCGGCCGGATGCGTCTGGAGTCAAGGCCCACGTCCGTCGCCAAGATGGCCGACTTCAAGCCTACGGCTGGTCATTGCCATCCCGTCAATCTGTACCTGCCGGATCGGCTCCAACTGCGATGGGAACACCTCCGGTCACGTCGCCGAAAGGATCGTCCGTGTCGGCCACGACGGTCGGCGTTCCAGTGCCCGTCTACTGTCGACCTCTGGAGGATCAAGAGCCGGGCATGAAGATCTGGTGCGCGGCTGGCATTGACCTGACTGGCGGGCAGACTAAAGACGGTGGTTCCATGGTCGGTTCCAGCGTCTTTTACAACCCTCTTCCGGCAGATTCCGGTCCGACGCTGACTGGAGAATCTTCGGATTACACCAACAAAAAGGACGCCATTCAAACGCTGGCGGCCGAACTGGCCGAGAGCCAATGGGAGCGCGAAGACGCTGAAATGTGGGAGCGACGGTTGTCCAGCTTGGTCTGGATCATCAATTCAGCAACTGGTGAATCTT GTAAATCTCGAGTCAACGTCATCGATTCTAATAGGCCAGGTGACGTCATTTTGACGTTTGACATTCTGGCCGCTAACGTCCTGTGCATCGCCACTGTCGCTG GTGTAAAGGACAATGATTTCCCGCCTCCGTCAGAACCGACGCCGCCGCCGATGTCGACAGATGGCAGAAGCGAAGAGGACGATGTTGTTGACGAAGAATCCGCTTCCATCCGCAGCGATGGCGATGGATCGTCATCGAAAGGCGATGCCATTGTGGGTAGTATCCGTTACGTCAGTTGCAGCGTTGCCGGATCCGACCCGCTGGAACACCccaaagaaaatgataatGAAG TCTTTCAACCCACTTTGTCTAAACGGATGGTTTCTGTCGAAG GAGAAGCCGCCATCTCAGAGCCGGAAGTTCCCGCCTCCCGAAATCGAACGTTCCGCAACACTTGGAATATTCCTCCTTGGAGTGATGTGATTAAAGATGGACTCTCCGAACCCAGTAAAA GTTTCGGTCCAGTTTCAACGGCGTTGGCCACCGTCTGGATGGGATGTCAATGCGGCCGCCTCTACATCCATTCAGCCGTTCTTCACTGGAAGAAACCATTGCGCGTCATCAAATTACCCGATGCCGTCCTGGCCATCAT ACATGTCCGCGGCCGAGTACTTGCAGCCCTGGCCAACGGTCAAGTAGCCATTTTTGCCCGGTCAGCCACCGATGGTGAGTGGGACTTGTCTGCCTATTGGCTTTTGGAATTGGCTCCGCCCACTGTGGCCGTCCGATGCCTGACGCGAGTCCATTCCACAGTGTGGGCCGCCTTCCGCAACAAGATCGCCGTCATCGATCCTGAATCTCTCCGCGTTGAG ACTTGCTTCGAAGCTCATCCGCGCAAAGAAAGCCAAATCCGGCAACTGTGTTGGGCTGGTGACGGAGTCTGGATATCGATCCGGTTGGATTCTTCTATCCGGCTCTTCCACGCCCACGACTTCCGGCACCTGCAGGACGTCGATGTCGAACCCTACGTCTCTAAAATGCTCG GGACGGGCAAGTTGGGCTTCTCCTTCGTCCGCATCACGTCGATGATGATCAGTTTGCAGCGATTGTGGATGGGCACGGGTAATGGAGTCATCATTTCTGTTCCGCTGTCGGAGAGTTCGGCCTCTAGCGGCAAACCAGTTGTCATCAAGGACATTTTATCGTCGCTCAATCACAACCAGTTGGCATCCATCAACGGTCCGGCTTCAATCAACGCTGGCGGAGATGAGAGGGACGAATCGACATCACAACCGCCTTCCAGCACGTCCGTCTACAG aacggataaacaaatgaatagcgaCCCGAGAGATCGAGTGGTGGCCGGCAGCTTCATTCCTTACTGCTCAATGGCCCAAGCGCAGCTTTCGTTCCACGGTCACAAAGATGCAGTCAAGTTCTTCGTTGCTGTTCCAG GACAAGGTGGCGCTTCTGCGGCATCTTGCGATGTTGCCCAACCGGCCGAATCAGCCTCCACCGCACCGAGTCCGACGTCGATGCTCGTTTTATCCGGCGGAGAAGGTTACGTCGATTTCCGTcaag
- the LOC116922645 gene encoding JNK-interacting protein 3 isoform X7 has protein sequence MEGETLYGSEDSQSVMSERVQTLARNIYQEFQRMIQKYDEDVVKDLMPNIVNMLECLDLAYTANQEHEVELELLREDNEQLVTQYEREKQLRRTTDSKLLELEDVTEEENKVLQAKVESLESIVRMLELKSKNATDHVFRLEEKENEMRREFTKVHDRYTELLKVHMDHVERTRGLLGTDRLEGAGLSSRHTGMQSWNLNVNLTPPHQIIRSTGPLSFGFTSLENAVLTPSNPKFFSNPVADLAGSITTPSSLSQPNALQSELDMQSELEMSGDASGFEQNGTADQRDVWSSTSEKKNSSVLKKFDEAISSPHHEGKSLKRKEERSSNTLYQELSFQESSILEDSSEITGNWVHPGEFASSDSEPELEDHVEDVDARRKKVTDNFYGMGKEVENLITENNELLATKNALNIVKDDLIAKVDELSSEQEILRDEIRSLQSMRTRLRLRTDELEAEVKALREEIENARKAAKSEEEEDVPLSQRKRFTRVEMARVLMERNQYKERWMELQEAVRWTEMLRAQKAAGQQEETDKRQKQSVWKFFSNLFNAGNEREHGQHPSTLLRQSQTVPSLQFHAQSGRVGPGSPVRLTNDTSRPRRKDNVLSSERPDASGVKAHVRRQDGRLQAYGWSLPSRQSVPAGSAPTAMGTPPVTSPKGSSVSATTVGVPVPVYCRPLEDQEPGMKIWCAAGIDLTGGQTKDGGSMVGSSVFYNPLPADSGPTLTGESSDYTNKKDAIQTLAAELAESQWEREDAEMWERRLSSLVWIINSATGESCKSRVNVIDSNRPGDVILTFDILAANVLCIATVAGVKDNDFPPPSEPTPPPMSTDGRSEEDDVVDEESASIRSDGDGSSSKGDAIVGSIRYVSCSVAGSDPLEHPKENDNEGEAAISEPEVPASRNRTFRNTWNIPPWSDVIKDGLSEPSFGPVSTALATVWMGCQCGRLYIHSAVLHWKKPLRVIKLPDAVLAIIHVRGRVLAALANGQVAIFARSATDGEWDLSAYWLLELAPPTVAVRCLTRVHSTVWAAFRNKIAVIDPESLRVETCFEAHPRKESQIRQLCWAGDGVWISIRLDSSIRLFHAHDFRHLQDVDVEPYVSKMLGTGKLGFSFVRITSMMISLQRLWMGTGNGVIISVPLSESSASSGKPVVIKDILSSLNHNQLASINGPASINAGGDERDESTSQPPSSTSVYRTDKQMNSDPRDRVVAGSFIPYCSMAQAQLSFHGHKDAVKFFVAVPGQGGASAASCDVAQPAESASTAPSPTSMLVLSGGEGYVDFRQEPDDLQETASHLIVWQVALPIQPPATSRPSRESDRI, from the exons ATGGAGGGCGAAACTCTTTATGGGTCGGAAGACTCGCAGAGCGTCATGTCAGAAAGAGTCCAGACGTTGGCGCGTAACATTTACCAGGAGTTTCAGAGAATGATTCAAAAATATGATGAGGATGTAGTCAAG GATCTTATGCCCAACATTGTCAACATGTTGGAGTGTCTGGACCTGGCCTACACTGCTAACCAGGAACACGAAGTGGAATTGGAGCTTCTCAGAGAAGATAACGAGCAATTGGTGACCCAGTACGAGAGAGAAAAGCAGCTGCGCAGAACTACAGACTCT AAACTTTTAGAGCTGGAAGATGTGACAGAGGAAGAAAACAAGGTACTGCAGGCCAAAGTTGAGAGTCTTGAATCTATCGTCAGAATGCTTGAACTCAAATCGAAAAATGCCACTGATCATG tttTCCGGctggaagagaaagaaaacgaaatgagGAGAGAATTCACTAAAGTTCACGATAGATATACAGAGCTATTGAAAGTACACATGGATCACGTGGAAAGAACTCGAGGTTTATTGGGGACAGACCGTCTAGAAGGAGCAGGTCTGTCATCCAGACACACAGGAATGCAATCCTGGAACTTGAACGTTAATCTAACACCTCCTCATCAAATCATCAG gtctacAGGGCCATTGTCGTTTGGTTTCACATCGCTGGAAAATGCCGTCCTCACTCCTAGCAATCCGAAATTCTTTTCGAATCCAGTCGCCGATTTGGCCGGCAGCATCACTACACCGTCTTCCCTTTCTCAGCCGAACGCTCTGCAATCCGAATTG GACATGCAATCGGAATTGGAAATGTCAGGCGATGCCTCTGGATTCGAACAAAACGGGACGGCAGATCAGA GAGATGTTTGGTCATCGACCTCCGAAAAGAAGAATTCCAGTGTGCTCAAGAAATTTGACGAAGCTATTTCTAGTCCTCATCACGAGGGCAAAAGTTTGAAGCGGAA GGAGGAGCGATCGAGTAATACGTTGTACCAGGAACTGAGTTTCCAAGAGTCGTCAATCCTGGAAGATTCTAGTGAAATTACGG GTAACTGGGTTCATCCAGGCGAATTTGCTTCTTCAG attccgAACCGGAATTGGAAGATCACGTTGAGGATGTGGATGCGAGGAGGAAGAAAG TCACGGACAATTTTTACGGTATGGGCAAAGAAGTTGAGAACCTCATCACAGAGAACAACGAACTTTTGGCGACCAA GAATGCGTTAAATATTGTCAAAGATGATTTGATAGCCAAAGTGGACGAACTCTCGAG TGAGCAAGAAATCCTTCGCGATGAAATCCGATCTTTGCAATCGATGCGGACTCGATTGCGACTTCGGACGGACGAGCTGGAAGCCGAAGTGAAGGCACTCCGCGAGGAAATCGAAAACGCTCGCAAAGCTGCCAAAtcggaagaagaggaagacgTGCCACTGTCGCAGCGGAAGCGTTTTACTCGCGTCGAAATGGCCCGCGTACTTATGGAACGAAATCAATACAAGGAACGCTGGATGGAACTCCAGGAAGCC GTTCGCTGGACTGAGATGCTACGCGCTCAGAAAGCCGCCGGACAGCAAGAAGAGACGGACAAGCGTCAGAAGCAATCCGTCTGGAAATT TTTCAGCAACCTTTTCAATGCGGGCAATGAAAGAGAACACGGCCAGCATCCATCTACGTTGTTAAGGCAATCTCAAACTGTTCCGTCGCTCCAATTCCACGCCCAAAGCGGAAGAGTCGGACCTGGATCGCCCGTCCGTTTAACCAACGACACATCCAGGCCGCGACGCAAGGACAACGTTTTGAGTAGCGAGCGGCCGGATGCGTCTGGAGTCAAGGCCCACGTCCGTCGCCAAGATGGCCGACTTCAAGCCTACGGCTGGTCATTGCCATCCCGTCAATCTGTACCTGCCGGATCGGCTCCAACTGCGATGGGAACACCTCCGGTCACGTCGCCGAAAGGATCGTCCGTGTCGGCCACGACGGTCGGCGTTCCAGTGCCCGTCTACTGTCGACCTCTGGAGGATCAAGAGCCGGGCATGAAGATCTGGTGCGCGGCTGGCATTGACCTGACTGGCGGGCAGACTAAAGACGGTGGTTCCATGGTCGGTTCCAGCGTCTTTTACAACCCTCTTCCGGCAGATTCCGGTCCGACGCTGACTGGAGAATCTTCGGATTACACCAACAAAAAGGACGCCATTCAAACGCTGGCGGCCGAACTGGCCGAGAGCCAATGGGAGCGCGAAGACGCTGAAATGTGGGAGCGACGGTTGTCCAGCTTGGTCTGGATCATCAATTCAGCAACTGGTGAATCTT GTAAATCTCGAGTCAACGTCATCGATTCTAATAGGCCAGGTGACGTCATTTTGACGTTTGACATTCTGGCCGCTAACGTCCTGTGCATCGCCACTGTCGCTG GTGTAAAGGACAATGATTTCCCGCCTCCGTCAGAACCGACGCCGCCGCCGATGTCGACAGATGGCAGAAGCGAAGAGGACGATGTTGTTGACGAAGAATCCGCTTCCATCCGCAGCGATGGCGATGGATCGTCATCGAAAGGCGATGCCATTGTGGGTAGTATCCGTTACGTCAGTTGCAGCGTTGCCGGATCCGACCCGCTGGAACACCccaaagaaaatgataatGAAG GAGAAGCCGCCATCTCAGAGCCGGAAGTTCCCGCCTCCCGAAATCGAACGTTCCGCAACACTTGGAATATTCCTCCTTGGAGTGATGTGATTAAAGATGGACTCTCCGAACCCA GTTTCGGTCCAGTTTCAACGGCGTTGGCCACCGTCTGGATGGGATGTCAATGCGGCCGCCTCTACATCCATTCAGCCGTTCTTCACTGGAAGAAACCATTGCGCGTCATCAAATTACCCGATGCCGTCCTGGCCATCAT ACATGTCCGCGGCCGAGTACTTGCAGCCCTGGCCAACGGTCAAGTAGCCATTTTTGCCCGGTCAGCCACCGATGGTGAGTGGGACTTGTCTGCCTATTGGCTTTTGGAATTGGCTCCGCCCACTGTGGCCGTCCGATGCCTGACGCGAGTCCATTCCACAGTGTGGGCCGCCTTCCGCAACAAGATCGCCGTCATCGATCCTGAATCTCTCCGCGTTGAG ACTTGCTTCGAAGCTCATCCGCGCAAAGAAAGCCAAATCCGGCAACTGTGTTGGGCTGGTGACGGAGTCTGGATATCGATCCGGTTGGATTCTTCTATCCGGCTCTTCCACGCCCACGACTTCCGGCACCTGCAGGACGTCGATGTCGAACCCTACGTCTCTAAAATGCTCG GGACGGGCAAGTTGGGCTTCTCCTTCGTCCGCATCACGTCGATGATGATCAGTTTGCAGCGATTGTGGATGGGCACGGGTAATGGAGTCATCATTTCTGTTCCGCTGTCGGAGAGTTCGGCCTCTAGCGGCAAACCAGTTGTCATCAAGGACATTTTATCGTCGCTCAATCACAACCAGTTGGCATCCATCAACGGTCCGGCTTCAATCAACGCTGGCGGAGATGAGAGGGACGAATCGACATCACAACCGCCTTCCAGCACGTCCGTCTACAG aacggataaacaaatgaatagcgaCCCGAGAGATCGAGTGGTGGCCGGCAGCTTCATTCCTTACTGCTCAATGGCCCAAGCGCAGCTTTCGTTCCACGGTCACAAAGATGCAGTCAAGTTCTTCGTTGCTGTTCCAG GACAAGGTGGCGCTTCTGCGGCATCTTGCGATGTTGCCCAACCGGCCGAATCAGCCTCCACCGCACCGAGTCCGACGTCGATGCTCGTTTTATCCGGCGGAGAAGGTTACGTCGATTTCCGTcaag